The DNA sequence CAAGTGAGGTTGACTGCATATTCTGTCCAGTTATTAGGTGTCTGTCTACGACTATGTGCAGGGCGTCTTCTTGActtgctggaaaacacagagtTAAAATGAGCTGGTTTTAGAAACGATGGGAAAGCATTATCTATTAATTTAGTGTCTGTGCTCTACAGGTCAGCTCACCTGTGTATGATCCACCACTGTCTTTTACAAAGTCTTCTACAATCAAGGGCAGGTTGGCAAAGTCAGGCCTCCGCACCAGTTCAAACACTGACGGCTGTTAAgacaaacagtgaaaacatgGGAACTAGATAAATACATTATTGCACATTCGACTTGTGTGTCCTAAGAACACTCACCCCTGTTAAGCTGTAGCCGCTGAAAATCCACCTCTGTCCTTCAGTGGCACAACACAGCGCTGACACTCCCTGTCCCACTGCACACACAGGCTCTGGGCAGAGAGAAAAACGGCATGTATCACGCTGTCAGAAAAGGcatgcagattttaaaattagcacCAGACTCACTTTGTTGTGAGATGAATTGTGTGAGAATGCGGTGCAGAGAGCCGCTGTGTGCCAGGTCGTTCAGCGCTCCAGGACAGTCCGGGATGAGCAGCGCCTGGTATCGGGCACCTTGGAAGggtcaaaatgacataaatgagcaGAGTCCGACCATCAGGAGATGCAAGAACAGCCGATTACCATGAAATGAATAATCTCACCATCTATAGATTCAAGTTTGGCTGGTGTTGCGTAGGGTTTCACATTGAAGTCTTGTACCCATCTAGCTGTACTTTCATCTACTCCAATGAAGTCTATTGGCTTCCCCTGCAATTCAAAGAGACACTGAGTACCGACTGGCTGCAGAATAACACCTAATATTAAGAGTTGAGGTGACATTGTGTTGACTTGACCGGGGGAAAACTGTTTTTAAGAATTTGGTTGCATCTTAAAATGTCTCTCCGTAATATCTGCAGTCTAGCCAGAATGATCAAATGTTTACCCATGAAGAATCCAGTGTTTATTATAGTGTATTCTTACTTATTGAGAGGTACTCCAGTAATGTTTCTAAAAACATAGCTTCACTATACTGCATTCTTTGGCATATTCCTCACATATTGGAAATACTCCTGAGTAATGGGGATTTGTATTCGGGCTGAACAATTGTTTAGAATATTATCAAAAATCCCAGTATGGGCAGGTGCACTATCCAAATCATAAAAGCTGCAATGTTTTGATGAAGGTAAATTGAGTCCCAGCATActgttttaaatgaagcaaTGTGATGCGGCGATGCCCCTGACCTATAAATCACATTCACAAGGGAGGAAGCTTCTTTGGTGCAGACAGCATTAAGATTCATCATCATttttacttcttcttttttttagatgaaaaaGACATGCAATAAAATTGTGACTTACACTGCAATCTCTCAATAACAGTCACAATATgagtattttattattattattattcagtcaACTTCATTGTCCATTTATCTCTACATTTTGTGCTGTTGGCTTTATAAAATGAGCAATATAAA is a window from the Amphiprion ocellaris isolate individual 3 ecotype Okinawa chromosome 3, ASM2253959v1, whole genome shotgun sequence genome containing:
- the gatd1 gene encoding glutamine amidotransferase-like class 1 domain-containing protein 1, whose product is MSAKPTCLIVASASPQGVSAKSFHQSFNLCSSAFNLQTATPGGKPIDFIGVDESTARWVQDFNVKPYATPAKLESIDGARYQALLIPDCPGALNDLAHSGSLHRILTQFISQQKPVCAVGQGVSALCCATEGQRWIFSGYSLTGPSVFELVRRPDFANLPLIVEDFVKDSGGSYTASQEDALHIVVDRHLITGQNMQSTSLAVNNLILLCTAK